Genomic segment of Streptomyces sp. NA02950:
AGACGGCCCTGGCGGTGCACTGGGCACACCGCACCCGTCACCGCTTCCCGGACGGCCAGCTCTATGTCGATCTGCGTGGCTTCGACCACGACTGCGAACCGCTGCGCCCCGCCGAGGCCATCGCGCAGCTGCTGCACGGCCTCGGCGTGCCCCGTGAGCGGATCCCGGCCGACCAGGACCGGCAGGCGCACCACTACCGCTCGCTGCTGGACGGGCGGCGGATGCTCATCGTGCTGGACAACGCCGTCTCGGCCGAGCAGGTGCGCCCCCTGCTGCCCGGCAGCCCCACCTGTCAGGTGCTGGTGACCAGCCGTCAGCGGCTGAGCGGTCTGGTGGCCCGGGACGGTGCCCATCCGCTCGTCCTCGGCTCCCTCGCCCCGGAGGAGGCCCGCGCGGTGCTGGCCGCGGCCGTGGGCGAGCGGCGGACGGCCGCCGAACCGGCCGCCGCAGGACGGCTGACCGAGCGGTGCGGAGCGCTGCCGCTGGCGCTGCGGGTCGCCGCGGCCCAGCTGGTGTGCGAGCCCGGCCGGAGCATCGCCGATCTGGCCGACGAACTCGCGGACGGCAACCGGCTGGGCGCGCTGGAACTCGACGACGACCCGGCCACGGCGGTCCGCCGCGCCTTCACCCTCTCCTACCGCGCGCTGGCCGACGGGCCCCGCCGGCTCTTCCGGCTGCTGGGGCTGGCCCCCGGCCCGGAGATCACGGCACCCGCCGCGGCCGCGCTGCTGGACTCCACCGTGCGGGAGGCCGAGCGGCTGCTGCGGGCACTGGACGCGGCGCATCTGATCGAGTCGCCGCGGCCGGGCCGGCACCGGCCGCACGACCTGCTGCGCGAGTACGCGGCCGAGCGGGCCGTCGAGGAGATCGGGGCGGCCGAGCGCACCGCGGCCCTGGAACGGCTGCTGGCGTTCTGGCTGCGGCACACCGAGGCCGCCACGGCGTACGGGTACACCCCGCCGGTCCGGCTGCCGCGCGACCGCGCCGACGCCGGTCTGTTCGACGGGCGGGAGGCGGCGCTCGGCTGGCTGGAGGACGAGCGCGCCAATCTGGTCGCCGCCGTCGTCCGCGGCGCGGAGACCGGTCCGTACCGCACCGCCTGGCAGCTCGCCGACGACCTGCGCACCTACTTCTACCAGCGGCGCCATCTGTCCTCGTGGGAGACGGCGGCGGAGGCGGGGCTGCGCGCGGCCCGGCGGGCCGCCGATCCGCTGGGCGAGGCCGCGATGGCCCAGAGCCTGGCCACGCTGTACCGGCATACCGGCGAGGTGGGGAGGTCGCTGGAGCATCACCGGGCGGCGCTGCACGGCTATCGCGCGGCGGGGTTCGCCGAGGGCGAGGCCGCGATGCTGTGCAATCTGGGCACCTTCTACGACGACCTGGGCGACATCCGGCGCGCGGGCGCGTGGCAGGACCACGGGATCGCGCTGTTCCGGGCGATCGGGCGGACCGAGGTGATCGGCCCCGCGCTCACCAACAGCTCCGGTGTGTACGTCCAGCTCGGCGAGTTGCGGCGGGCGGTGGACCGGGCCAACGAGGCCATCGAGGTGCAGGCGGGGCATGCGAACCCCTCCGGTACGGTCGGCCCGCTGATCAACCGCGGGCTCGCCCATCTGGCCTTCGGTGAGCTGGACCGGGCGCTGGCGGACGCCTCGGAGGCGCTGCGGATCTGCGAGGAACTGCGCCAGCGCCACCATCTGTCCACCGCCCACGATCTGCTGGCCCTGGTGCACCGGGACGCCGGACGCCCGGAGGCGGCCTTCGGCCACGCCGAACGCGCCCTGGAGCTGGCGGTGGAGACCGGCACCGTCAAGGACGAGACCGACAGCCTCACCACCCTCGGCGAACTGCACCGGCGGGCCGGCCGGGCGGAGCGGGCGGAGGCCCGGCTCACCCGCTCGCTGGAGACCTCCGCGGCCCACGGGCTGCGCCGCCAGCAGGCGGAAGCCCATCTGGGACTGGCCCATGTACGGCATGGCGCCCGTGCCTACGATGCGGCGGCCGGTCACGCCCTGCGCGCCCTGGACCTGGCCCGCGACCAGGGGCTGCGGCTGGTGGAGTGCCGGGCCCATCACACCCTGGCGGCGGTCTGCCGCCGACTGGGCCGTAGCACCCGGGCCCGGCGGCACGCGGACAGCGCACGGCGGATCCATGCCGCGACCGGCTACCACCCGACGGCGGGCGCCTGGCCGGTCAGTTGAGCGCGTGGCCCGCGGTGCTGTCCACGTGGTCCGGGACCTCGCCCTCGTGGCGGTCGCCGGTCGTCCGCGTCCCGGACGGCTCGACCATGAGGATCGAGCCTCCGGGCGAGGACGGCTTGTGCTCGGTGCCCCGGGGGACGACGAAGGTGTCGCCGCGGTAGAGGACGACGGTGGTCTCGGTGCCGTCGGCGTCCCTCAGGGCGATGTCGAACCGGCCGTCGAGGACCAGGAAGAATTCGTCGGTGTCGTCGTGGACGTGCCAGACGTGCTCCCCCAGGGTGTGGGCGATCCGGATGTCGTAGTCGTTCATCCGGGCCACGACGCGGGGGCTGTAGACGTCGTCGAAGGAGGCCAGCGCCTCGCTGAGGTTGACAGGTGCGGTGTCCATGCCCCGATCCTCGGCGGGCGGCCCGGACGCCGTCTTGGACGCTGGTGCGCACCCCGCGGCCCGGGCTCAGCAGCTAGCGGCCCGGGCTCCCGGCCGACAGCTCGCCCAGCAGCCGCCAGGTGCGCAGCCGGTCCTCGCCGGTGCCCATCCCGGTCTGGGAGACGATCACTTCGGTGGCGCCCGCCTCCGTGTAGCGGCGCAGCTCCGCGGCCACGCTCTCCTCGTCGCCGATCGCCATGAGGTCCCCGGCCCGTTCGACGCCCGCGCGGTCCAGGATGTCGCGGTAGGACGGGATCCCCTCGTAGAACGCGAACTGTTCGCGGGCCCGCCGCCGCACCGCCTCCACATCGGCGGTGACCAGTGCGGGCACCACGGCGACCACACGCGGCGCGGGCCGCCCGGCCGCCCGCGCAGCGGCGCCGATGGTGGGCACGACGTACTCGGCGAGGGCCCTCGGCGCGGCGAGGAAGGGCACCGTGCCGTCGGCCAGTTCACCGGTGACGCGCAGCGCCTGTGGGCCCATCGCCGCGACCAGCACCGGGGCCGGTCCGGCGCCCGCCACCACGACCGGGCCGAAGACGGTACGGGCCCGCAGCGTCTCCCCCTCGAAGTCGGCCGCGCCCTCGCGCAGCAGACCGCCCAGCACCGTGAGGTACTCGCGCAGATGACGGATGGGCCGGTCGAAGCGGACCCCGAAGCTCTCCTCCACGAAGGTCTTGCTGGACAGCCCCAGTCCGAGCTGGAACCGCCCGCCGGAGGCCGCCTGGGCGGTGCGCGCCTGCGCGGCCAGGGTGATCGGATGCCGGGGGTAGATCGGCACCACACTGGTGCCGGTCCGGATACCGGGCACGGCCTGACCGGCGAGCGCGGCCAGCGTCACCGCGTCGACGTCCTGGCGCTGGGAAAACCACACGGTGCCGATCCCGGCCGCGGCGGCCTCCAGGACCTGGCCGATCAGCTCGGTCACCAGATTGCCGGTGTGATCGTCACCGGCGGGCAGAGCGATACCCAGCGACATCGGCACGTCTCCTCTTCAGGGCGTTCAGGGTGTTCAGGGCTTTCCGGGTGTTCAGGGCGTTTTTCAGGCATTGTGCTGGTCACGACGTGGGGACGGCCCGCCCCCGACCACCTGACACCGCCAACCGGGCGGGCCCCGACCGCATTCCGGTACCAGCGAAAATGCCCTCGCATGGCCCACCCGCGCCCCGATAGCGTCGGGCCCATGGCCACTCCGGACACCTCAGCCCATCCACGGTTCGCCGACGCCCTGCGCGAACTCGGCCTGGAGGTGGAGGTGCGCGGCTTCCCCGAAGCGGTCCGCACCGCGGCCCAGGCCGCCGCCGCGCTCGGCTGCGAGCTGAGCCAGATCGTGAAGTCGCTGGTCTTCGAGGCGGACGGTGAGCCGGTGCTGGTGCTGATGGACGGCGCCTCGCGGGTCGACGTCGAGCGGGTACGCGATGAGCTGGGCGCCGGGGCCGTCCGGCGCGCGGACCCGGCGCTGGTACGGGAGACCACGGGCTACGCCATCGGCGGGGTACCGCCCTTCGGACACCGGGTGCGCACCCGGGTGCTGGCCGACCGCCGACTGCTCGGCCACGCAACGGTGTGGGCCGCCGCGGGCACCCCGCACACCGTGTTCCCGCTGGCCCCGGGCGAACTGGTCGGCCACGCCGGTGCCACCCTGGTGGATGTGCGCGAGCGCACCGCGTGACCCCGCTCGTCGCCGCCGCGGTGCTCATCGCGGCCCTCACCCACGCCAGTTGGAACGCCGTCGCGCACGGCATCAGGGACCAGCTGCTCGCGTTCACCCTGGTGGGCGGCGGCGGGGCGGTGTGCGGGCTGGCGATGGCCGCCTTCACCCCGGTGCCGGACGCCGCCGCCTGGCCGTATCTGGTGGCCTCCGCGCTGGTGCACGTCATCTACTACCTGCTGCTGATGCGCTCGTTCCACCCCGGGGACTTCGGCCGGATGTACCCCATCGCCCGTGGCACCGCGCCGCTGGTGGTGACCGTGCTCGCCGCGGTCTTCGTCGGCGAGACACCGGACGGCTGGCAGGCGACGGGCATCGCGCTGGCGTCGGCGCGGCTGCTGGGGGTGGCGCTGTGGGGCATCCGGGGCGCCCGCCGTCAGCCGCTCGCCGACGGCGGGACGACGGGCGGGAGCGCGGCGAGGCGAGCGGCGGACGGCACTGGCCGGCGCTCACCGCCGCCGTCGCCACCGGTCTGTCCATCGCCGCGTACACGGTCGTGGACGGTCTGGGCGTGCGCGCCTCCGGCAGCTCGACCGGCTACATCGCCTGGCTGATGGTCCTGGGAGGCTTCGCCGTCCCGGTGTACGCGCTCGTGGTCCGCCGCCGCGCGCTCATCGGCCGGCTGCGCCCAGTGGCGCTGCGCGGTCTGCTCGGCGGGGTGCTGTCGGTCTTCGCGTACGGCCTGGTGCTGTGGGCGCAGACGCGGGCACCGCCCGCCCCGGTCGCGCGCCTCCCGGTGAACCCATGCGGCGCTCACCGGGGAGCTGCTCAGGCTGCTGCGCGACGGGGTGCCGGACGGACCGGAGTTGCTCGACCTGGACACCGTCTACGCCCGGGTGTACGCGGCACCGCGGGCCAAGGGGCGGCCGCTGCCGCAAAAGCGCGACCGCAACACCGCCGGACGGCTCGCCCTGTCCCGCAACGCGGCCCGGACTCCGCCGGGTTTCGGCCCGCCGCCCCCGCCGTACGAGGTCGAACCGGAGCCCGCCCGGTCACCGTTACCCACCGCCACCTGGAGCGGCGGTCCGCCGCCGTGCTGCGCGCTGCCGTCCCTCATGCCGATCCCCCCGGTCCCGGCTCCGTCGCCGTGCCGCCGTGCCGTGCCCGCGCCGCGCGGGACAGGGATCGGCACGGTGCGCGGGGCGGATTCCGCCGTGCCATCGGGGAGGGCGGAGCGCATACCGCTCGTACGCGCGTGGCCATGGGCCGCCGTCGTACGCGCTCCACCCGGCTTTCCCCCGTTGTCCCCCGATTCCGGCAGGGCAGCGCCACCCCCTGACGCACTCCCTGCCGGAAGGCCTCCCAGTCTGGGCGGACCGGGGATGGCGCCATAGGGACCCTTGGCCCTGATCGGCTCAGCGGCACGGATACCGGAGGGCGGGCGGAAGCATCCAAGGGGCGTGCGGACAGAGGTAGTTCACGCCGTACGCACGCGATCGCCGGCCACCGGGCGCGCCGGGCGTGCGCTACGCCTCCTGGGCGGCCAGGGCCGTCCGCACCGCGCGCACCAGCGCCTGCGCACGCGGGTCCGCGGTGACCCCGCGCTGCATCCCGTTGGTGACGTAGCCGAAGCCGATCCGGGCCTCGGGGTCGGCGAAGGCGAGGGAGCCGCCGCGGCCCGGGTGGCCGAAGGAGCCGGGTCCCAGCAGCGGGGACGCCGGTCCGTGCAGCATGTAGCCGAGCCCGAACCGGGTGCCCACGACCAGCACCCGGTCCGGTCCCGCGGACTCCTCGGTACGGGCCAGGGTCAGGGTCGCCGGGGCGAAGAGCCGTCCGCCCGCACGGGCGGTACGGGCCGAGGGCAGCGGGCCGATCAGCGCCGCGTAGAAGCGGGCCAGCGCGTCGGCGGTGGCCACCCCGCCCGAGGCGGGCAGTTCGGCGGCGAGATACGCCGGGTCGTTCTCGTCCGGCAGCGGAGTGATCGCGGCGAACGCCCGCCGCGTCAGCGACTCCGGGTCCCGGTACGCCTCGGTGACCGAGCGCTTGGGGCGCAGCCGCAACCCCTGGGCGGCGGGGCCCGCGGGCGCCTCCACCGACGCGATCCGGCCGACGCGCCCGCGCTGTTCCTCGGGCAGTCCGAGCCACAGGTCGAGGCCGAGCGGGCGGCTGATCTCCTCGACGATCCAGCGTCCGATGGTCCGCCCTGTCACCCTCCGCACCAGCTCGCTCATCAGCCAGCTGTAGGTCTGGGCGTGGTAGCCGTGGTCCGTTCCGGGCTCCCACACGGGACGCTGGGCGGCGACGGCCCGCGGCCCGGATATGCCGTCCAGCGCCTCGTGCGGGGTGAGCGGGGTGTCGAGCACCGGCACTCCGGTCCGGTGGCCCAGCAGATGCCGTACCAGTACCCGGTCCTTGCCGTTCGCCTTGAACTCCGGCCAGTAGGTGCCGATCCGGCCGTCCAGATCGAGCTGGCCGCGCTGGTGGAGCAGCAGCGGCACCGCGGCGGCGACGCCCTTGGTGACGGACCGGACGACCTGCGCGGTGTCCGGGGCCCACGGCTCGGCGGCGCCGTCGGCGTCACCGTCGTCGGCATGCTTCGTACCGCCCCACAGGTCGACGATCTTCTCGCCCTCCCGGTAGAGGACAAGGGCCGCGCCGCGCTCGCCGCGGCGGGCGAAGTTCTCCGCGAAAGCGTCCCGGACCGGTTCAAAACCGGCGGCCACCGTGCCCTGGACGTCCACCACTGATCCGACTCCTGCCCTGCCGACGCGACCGAGTGCGCTGCGAATTCCGCTGCGTCTCCTTATGGTGCACGGTCCCGGCGGCGGCCCCGACCGGGCCCCCTCGGCCGGTCCGCTCACCGCGCCGGGACCGTCACCGACCTCGGGTCGAAGCCGAACGGCAACTCCAGCCGGTGGGCGCGCATCAGCTCCTCGTCACACAGCAGCTCCTGGGTGGTGCCATCGGCAGTGATCACCCCGCCGGAGAGCACCACGGAGCGCGGACACAGCTCCAGCGCGTACGGCAGATCGTGGGTGACCATCAGCACGGTGACGTCCAGCGAGCGCAGGATGTCGGCGAGTTCGCGGCGCGAGGCCGGGTCGAGGTTGGAGGACGGCTCGTCCAGCACCAGGATCTCCGGCTCCATCGCGAGCACCGTCGCCACGGCCACCCGCCGCCGCTGTCCGAAGGAGAGGTGGTGCGGCGGCCGGTCGGCGAAGTCGGCCATGCCGACCCGCTCCAGCGCGGTGCGCACCCGTTCCTCCAGCTCGGCGTCGCGCAGTCCGGCCGAGGCCGGGCCGAAGGCCACGTCCTCGCGGACGGTCGGCATGAACAGCTGGTCGTCGGGGTCCTGGAAGACGATGCCCACCCGGCGGCGGATCTCGGGCAGATGCCGCTTGGCCACCGGCAGCCCGGCGACCGTCACCGTCCCGGCGCCCGCGCCGAGGATGCCGTTGAGATGCAGGACGAGGGTGGTCTTGCCCGCCCCGTTGGGCCCGAGCAGGGCCACCCGCTCACCGCGGGCGACGGTCAGATCGACGCCGAAGAGGGCCTGGTGGCCGTCGGGGTAGGCGTAGGCGAGACCGGACACCTGGAGCGAGGGCGGCACCTCCGGCCCGGCGGCCGGTGTCTCCGCGGCCGGTGTGTTCGGTGTCTCGGGTGCGGTCATCTGAGCATCCATCCGGTCAGGCAGACCACCAGCGCGGTCAGCGGGAGGGCGGCGGCGTACGTCCACTGGGCCCGGGACGCCGTCACATCGTCGATCACCGGCATGGTGCCCGTGTAACCGCGGCTGACCATCGCCAGATGGACCCGCTCACCCCGCTCGTACGAGCGGATGAACAGCGCCCCGGCCGACTTCGCGAGCACCCCCCAGTGCTGGACGCCCCGCGCCTCGAAACCGCGCGAGCGGCGGGCGATCCGCATCCGGCGCATCTCATCGGTGATCACGTCCCCGTAGCGGATCATGAACGAGGCGATCTGCACCATCAGCGGGGGCATCCGCAGCCGCTGGAGCCCGAGCAGCAGGGAGCGCAGCTCGGTGGTGGACGCCAGCAGGACCGAGGCGGCGACGCCGAGGGTCCCCTTGGCCAGGATGTTCCAGGCGCTCCACAGCCCGGACTGGCTGAGCGACATCCCCAGCACCTGGACGCGCTCGCCCTCCGCGACGAACGGCATCAGCACGGCGAAGGCCACGAACGGAATCTCGATGAGCAGCCGCCGCAGCAGAAAGCCCGCCGGGATCCGCGCCACCGCGGCCACCCCCGCCAGCAGCAGCGCGTACGCCCCGAAGGCCCAGACCGCCTCGCGCGGGGTGGAGACGACCACCAGCACCAAGCAGAACACCGCGGCGATCTTGCAGTGCGGGGGCAGGGCGTGCACGGGAGAGCGGCCCTCCCGGTAGAGCCGGTGGGCGTGGCCCGCACCCACGTCAGGCCGTCTCGGCGGGCTCGGCCGCCGTCCTGCGCTTGCGCACCACCACGAAGACCCCCGTGCCCACGGCGAGTGTGGCTCCGACCCCGATGACCCCGGCGAGTCCGCCGGAGAGCCGGGCGTCGGTGATGTCCTTGACGCCGTAGTCGGCGAGCGGGGAGTCCTTGGTGGCGTGGTCCTCGGCCTTCTTGTCGATGCCCTTGTCGTGGGCGACCTTCTCCAGCCCGTCGGGGCTTGCGGAGGCGTAGAAGCTGACCACACCGGCACAGAGCAGGGCGGCGGCGAGCCCGGCCAGCCAGACCCGCCGGGCGGAGCGGCGCGGGGTGGCGGCGGCCGGGGCGGGGGCGGTGTCCGCCGCGGGCTCCGGAGCCGGAGCGGCCTCGGGTCCGTCGGCGGTCCGTGCGGCGACGGGCGCGCCAGGGGCGGCCACCGGACCGGTGTTGCGCAGCTCCAGGGGGCGTGCGGTCAGCCCGCGCGCGCCGTGGACCAGGTCCGGGCGGACGGCCATCACCGCGCCGACGGTGAGCGCGGTGATCGCCGCCTCACCGATGCCGATCAGCACATGCACCCCGACCATGGCCGTGAAGACCTTGCCGATGGCGATGTCGGTGGTGCCGCCCAGCGCGTAGAGCGCGGTGAAGGCGGCGGCCGCGGCCGGTACGGAGACCAGCGCCGCGACGAAGGAGGCGACGGTGACCGTGCGGCGGCGGCCCGGGGCCAGCTTCAGCAGCCCGCGGAAGATCGCGTACGCCACGACGGTGGTGACCACCGCCATGTCCGTGATGTTGACCCCGAGCGCGGTGAGACCGCCGTCCGCGAAGAGCACCCCCTGCATCAGCAGCACCACGGACACACACAGCACACCCGTGCAGGGACCGACGAGTATCGCGGCCAGCGCTCCGCCCAGCAGATGGCCGCTGGTACCGGCGGCCACCGGGAAGTTCAGCATCTGCACGGCGAAGATGAACGCGGCGACCAGGCCGGCCAGGGGCGCGGTGCGTTCCCCACCGGCCGCACCGGCACCACCGGCGGGCCCGCCGGCCGTGTCCAGCAGCTCCCGGCGGGCACCGCGGAGACTGACCGCGACGGCGGCAGCAGCGACCACACCGGTCGCCGCCGACACCGGGGCGTTGATGAATCCGTCGGGGACATGCATCCGGGGCTCCGCTCCTGAGCTGCGCGTTTCGGCTCGATGGTAGCGCCTGACTGCAAAGGGTTCGCAAGAGCGGTGACATTGCGAAAAACGCCGACGGCGGCCTTCCGCTGATGCGGAGGCCGCCGAGGGCGCCGTTGACGTCCAGGTGACGCCCGCGGGTCAGACGCGCGTCAGCTCCGCGTCCTCGTCCCGTGCCGAGGAGTGGGTGTCGAGGTGCTTCTGGAGTCCCTCACCCTCCACGTCCACGTTCGGCAGCGCCTTGTCGAGCCAGCGCGGCAGCCACCAGGCGGACTTGCCGAGCAGTGCCAGCACCGCCGGGACGATGGCCATCCGGACGATGAAGGCGTCGAAGAAGACCGCGATGGCGAGACCGAAGCCGATCATCTTCACCATCGAGTCGGATCCGCCGATGAACCCGGAGAAGACGCTGATCATGATGACCGCGGCGGCGGTGACCACCCGGGCGCCGTGCCTAAAGCCGGTGACGATGGCCTGGCCGGGACGCTCGCCGTGGACGAACGCCTCGCGCATCCGGGTCACGAGGAAGACCTCGTAGTCCATCGCGAGACCGAACACCACACCGATCATGAAGATCGGCATCATGCTCATGATCGGGCCGGTCTCCTCCACGTTGAACAGGCTCGCCATCCAGCCCCACTGGAACACCGCCACGACCGCGCCGAGCGCCGCGACCACGGAGAGCAGGAAGCCGAGCGCCGCCTTGAGCGGGACCAGGATGGACCGGAAGACGACCATCAGCAGCAGGAAGGCCAGACCGACCACCAGTGCCAGATACGGCAGCAGCGCGTCATTGAGCTTCTTGGAGATATCGATGTTCATCGCGGTCTGGCCGGTGACCAGCATGTCGGCGCCGGTGTCGGACTTGATCGAGTCCGCCTTGTCGCGGATGTCGGCGACCACGTTCTCGGTGTCGATGCTGCTGGGCTTGTACTTGGCCACCACCGACAGCATGGCGGTGTCACCGGCCTTGTTGAAGGTGGCCGGGCTGACCCCGGCGATGCCGTCGACGCCCTTGATGGTCTTGCGGACCCGCTCGGCGGCGCCCTTGGGG
This window contains:
- a CDS encoding YbaK/EbsC family protein, with the protein product MATPDTSAHPRFADALRELGLEVEVRGFPEAVRTAAQAAAALGCELSQIVKSLVFEADGEPVLVLMDGASRVDVERVRDELGAGAVRRADPALVRETTGYAIGGVPPFGHRVRTRVLADRRLLGHATVWAAAGTPHTVFPLAPGELVGHAGATLVDVRERTA
- a CDS encoding energy-coupling factor ABC transporter ATP-binding protein, whose amino-acid sequence is MTAPETPNTPAAETPAAGPEVPPSLQVSGLAYAYPDGHQALFGVDLTVARGERVALLGPNGAGKTTLVLHLNGILGAGAGTVTVAGLPVAKRHLPEIRRRVGIVFQDPDDQLFMPTVREDVAFGPASAGLRDAELEERVRTALERVGMADFADRPPHHLSFGQRRRVAVATVLAMEPEILVLDEPSSNLDPASRRELADILRSLDVTVLMVTHDLPYALELCPRSVVLSGGVITADGTTQELLCDEELMRAHRLELPFGFDPRSVTVPAR
- a CDS encoding serine hydrolase domain-containing protein; translation: MVDVQGTVAAGFEPVRDAFAENFARRGERGAALVLYREGEKIVDLWGGTKHADDGDADGAAEPWAPDTAQVVRSVTKGVAAAVPLLLHQRGQLDLDGRIGTYWPEFKANGKDRVLVRHLLGHRTGVPVLDTPLTPHEALDGISGPRAVAAQRPVWEPGTDHGYHAQTYSWLMSELVRRVTGRTIGRWIVEEISRPLGLDLWLGLPEEQRGRVGRIASVEAPAGPAAQGLRLRPKRSVTEAYRDPESLTRRAFAAITPLPDENDPAYLAAELPASGGVATADALARFYAALIGPLPSARTARAGGRLFAPATLTLARTEESAGPDRVLVVGTRFGLGYMLHGPASPLLGPGSFGHPGRGGSLAFADPEARIGFGYVTNGMQRGVTADPRAQALVRAVRTALAAQEA
- a CDS encoding cupin domain-containing protein; translation: MDTAPVNLSEALASFDDVYSPRVVARMNDYDIRIAHTLGEHVWHVHDDTDEFFLVLDGRFDIALRDADGTETTVVLYRGDTFVVPRGTEHKPSSPGGSILMVEPSGTRTTGDRHEGEVPDHVDSTAGHALN
- a CDS encoding BTAD domain-containing putative transcriptional regulator, translated to MEFRVLGPVEASVDGRPVDLGHPKQRAVAAVLLCEPNRALPAEQLIDRVWGEDPPGSVRNVLYGYIGRLRRALRAAGGGPAVGLTRRSGGYQLDTDPERVDLHRFQRLVARARGGDGDPVDLLRDALDLWSGEALAGLSGAWAEGTRARLAEERLTARLELYEAELRRGRDRELLAELRALTEEHPLDERAVRQLMTALYRSERQAESLDAYEATRVRLADELGVDPGPELRGLYERILRNDPELMAPPASADPVPEPVVDARAADGAAAVAPGVPAGLPHTVGGFRGREGELARLDTRLPHGTSDASGACGGPGAVTITAIIGTAGVGKTALAVHWAHRTRHRFPDGQLYVDLRGFDHDCEPLRPAEAIAQLLHGLGVPRERIPADQDRQAHHYRSLLDGRRMLIVLDNAVSAEQVRPLLPGSPTCQVLVTSRQRLSGLVARDGAHPLVLGSLAPEEARAVLAAAVGERRTAAEPAAAGRLTERCGALPLALRVAAAQLVCEPGRSIADLADELADGNRLGALELDDDPATAVRRAFTLSYRALADGPRRLFRLLGLAPGPEITAPAAAALLDSTVREAERLLRALDAAHLIESPRPGRHRPHDLLREYAAERAVEEIGAAERTAALERLLAFWLRHTEAATAYGYTPPVRLPRDRADAGLFDGREAALGWLEDERANLVAAVVRGAETGPYRTAWQLADDLRTYFYQRRHLSSWETAAEAGLRAARRAADPLGEAAMAQSLATLYRHTGEVGRSLEHHRAALHGYRAAGFAEGEAAMLCNLGTFYDDLGDIRRAGAWQDHGIALFRAIGRTEVIGPALTNSSGVYVQLGELRRAVDRANEAIEVQAGHANPSGTVGPLINRGLAHLAFGELDRALADASEALRICEELRQRHHLSTAHDLLALVHRDAGRPEAAFGHAERALELAVETGTVKDETDSLTTLGELHRRAGRAERAEARLTRSLETSAAHGLRRQQAEAHLGLAHVRHGARAYDAAAGHALRALDLARDQGLRLVECRAHHTLAAVCRRLGRSTRARRHADSARRIHAATGYHPTAGAWPVS
- a CDS encoding energy-coupling factor ABC transporter permease, giving the protein MHVPDGFINAPVSAATGVVAAAAVAVSLRGARRELLDTAGGPAGGAGAAGGERTAPLAGLVAAFIFAVQMLNFPVAAGTSGHLLGGALAAILVGPCTGVLCVSVVLLMQGVLFADGGLTALGVNITDMAVVTTVVAYAIFRGLLKLAPGRRRTVTVASFVAALVSVPAAAAAFTALYALGGTTDIAIGKVFTAMVGVHVLIGIGEAAITALTVGAVMAVRPDLVHGARGLTARPLELRNTGPVAAPGAPVAARTADGPEAAPAPEPAADTAPAPAAATPRRSARRVWLAGLAAALLCAGVVSFYASASPDGLEKVAHDKGIDKKAEDHATKDSPLADYGVKDITDARLSGGLAGVIGVGATLAVGTGVFVVVRKRRTAAEPAETA
- the cbiQ gene encoding cobalt ECF transporter T component CbiQ, whose protein sequence is MGAGHAHRLYREGRSPVHALPPHCKIAAVFCLVLVVVSTPREAVWAFGAYALLLAGVAAVARIPAGFLLRRLLIEIPFVAFAVLMPFVAEGERVQVLGMSLSQSGLWSAWNILAKGTLGVAASVLLASTTELRSLLLGLQRLRMPPLMVQIASFMIRYGDVITDEMRRMRIARRSRGFEARGVQHWGVLAKSAGALFIRSYERGERVHLAMVSRGYTGTMPVIDDVTASRAQWTYAAALPLTALVVCLTGWMLR
- a CDS encoding TIGR03564 family F420-dependent LLM class oxidoreductase; translation: MSLGIALPAGDDHTGNLVTELIGQVLEAAAAGIGTVWFSQRQDVDAVTLAALAGQAVPGIRTGTSVVPIYPRHPITLAAQARTAQAASGGRFQLGLGLSSKTFVEESFGVRFDRPIRHLREYLTVLGGLLREGAADFEGETLRARTVFGPVVVAGAGPAPVLVAAMGPQALRVTGELADGTVPFLAAPRALAEYVVPTIGAAARAAGRPAPRVVAVVPALVTADVEAVRRRAREQFAFYEGIPSYRDILDRAGVERAGDLMAIGDEESVAAELRRYTEAGATEVIVSQTGMGTGEDRLRTWRLLGELSAGSPGR